From the Bacteroidota bacterium genome, the window ACTCTTGCACAAATTAATAGCCTGCTCGGTATTGAAAAAGCTATCGCTTCGTTGTTGTATTTGTAAAAATTGATCTACCCAAAAATGAGCTTCTGTTTCTTTGTTGGTTCGATCCACTACTGAAACCATAAATCCATCTTCTTTTTCCTGGTTGAATATCAGGCAACCTTTATCCAGTTTGTTGATGTTAATGCCTGCATCACTTTTAATATCAAAACTTTCTGATCGGGTATGGATTTTTAAAAATGTGTCTTTCGATTCTGATTTAAACAAACCAATGGCATCGGTTAATTCGCCATTCAAATGAACATCTTTAATCAAAGTAACATAAAATTCACCAGCTTTAATATTTGGATGCACCGATTGGCCGTATAAATACTTCGCTAATTTGATAGACTGCTCATGCAAACTAGAATGATCTGCGAATATTTCAGAAACATAAGCATATACTTCATTCATTTCTATATCTGTTTCATGAATAAACTGGAAAAAGCCGTTTTCTTTAAATGAACTAAGAAAATAGTGAATTAGCAATTCATCAATATCTTCATCTGTTTCGGCCAATTTGGTGGAAAGTTGTAAGCCTTCTTCTTTTCCTTTGTTGCCTACTTTGTGAATACTCAGGCTGCTTAATGTGGCGAGTTCGTGATTAATCATTTTGAAATTTATTTATGCAAAAATACTGATCAATTGCTGCAATATAGAAATAAAAAAATGGCAAAGTAAATTTTACCCTGCCATTATATATGTGAGCTTGTATGAATGTTAAGCTAATTTCTTCTTAATTTCAGAAAGCATTACATCCACCATTTTATCTAAATCATATTCAGGTTTCCAGCCCCAGTCTTTTTGAGCTTGCGTATCATCAATACTTGCTGGCCATGAATCGGCAATGGCTTGTCTGAAATCAGGATTGTATTCAATGGTAAATTCAGGCATTTTTTGCTTGATTTTTTCGTACAATTCAGCT encodes:
- a CDS encoding nucleoid-associated protein, translated to MINHELATLSSLSIHKVGNKGKEEGLQLSTKLAETDEDIDELLIHYFLSSFKENGFFQFIHETDIEMNEVYAYVSEIFADHSSLHEQSIKLAKYLYGQSVHPNIKAGEFYVTLIKDVHLNGELTDAIGLFKSESKDTFLKIHTRSESFDIKSDAGININKLDKGCLIFNQEKEDGFMVSVVDRTNKETEAHFWVDQFLQIQQRSDSFFNTEQAINLCKSYVHRQLPEEFDISKADQANLLNKSANFFKEKENFELAEFAHEVMQEPELVKSFSEYKSKFEDELDVQISDEFSISQAALKKKQRVFKSVIKLDKNFHVYVHGNRDNILKGFDEESGLNYYQLFFKEEK